One genomic window of Corticium candelabrum chromosome 21, ooCorCand1.1, whole genome shotgun sequence includes the following:
- the LOC134196140 gene encoding TBC1 domain family member 19-like: protein MKRAVLDEISKKVGAFSAGTEGNYSHSLAGTLPCSDMAGKVSPAIAAIVSHFLQRDGWETKVHNALFLETCRKPRDSRDEELQFMKDALAAWTKRILRSINAMCTELSLPLARKRSSQQAVLYAAKWDTLGTECGSLKPGLKPVYSPKDFYDVITNIKNPNLCVDRGTSAYWGMIPVEVDVKAINELQQMFKELDPSRYQHLGIDDYVMSEFENEHQALGQRVLRSGSVAAARQYVKFGCPMGLRGKLWSMALGVVFDDFQLSYFDQLRSSVIEYDLLMDCIMMQDIRMTSANDEHFFVFEDVLHQVVLALLRDVHLTDCKQQTTRLKSYIRGHLGSTDFMVTYPPSGVVPFYGFSLYVTPFCYLFKSSPEIYLCFSAFYQNHLHRLHNISSHCESIVSLSRQFEDLLQSENWPLFQHLVSVGVQPLKLVFNWLMQAFAGLLDSFQTFLLWDRIIGFDSLLLLPLLAVGILSFRKESLMQVTSVAQAEAVLSDIGFVQVIPLIQLALFGRVSDG, encoded by the coding sequence ATGAAACGTGCGGTACTGGATGAAATATCAAAGAAAGTTGGAGCGTTTTCAGCTGGCACAGAGGGCAATTACTCTCATTCTCTTGCGGGAACGTTGCCTTGCAGTGATATGGCGGGAAAAGTATCTCCTGCCATAGCGGCAATAGTTTCTCACTTTCTACAGCGGGATGGATGGGAAACAAAGGTTCACAACGCTCTGTTTCTTGAAACTTGCCGCAAACCGAGGGATTCACGTGATGAGGAGCTACAATTCATGAAAGACGCATTAGCTGCTTGGACGAAGAGAATCCTTAGGAGCATTAATGCAATGTGTACAGAACTCAGTCTACCGCTAGCAAGGAAGAGAAGCAGCCAGCAGGCTGTATTGTATGCTGCTAAATGGGACACTCTAGGCACAGAATGTGGGAGTTTGAAACCAGGGTTAAAGCCCGTATATTCACCTAAAGatttttatgacgtcataactAATATTAAGAATCCTaatttgtgtgttgatcgGGGTACTTCTGCATATTGGGGCATGATTCCTGTTGAAGTTGATGTAAAGGCAATCAATGAGTTACAGCAGATGTTCAAAGAACTCGATCCTAGTAGATATCAACATCTTGGAATTGATGATTATGTAATGAGTGAGTTTGAAAATGAGCACCAGGCTTTGGGGCAGAGAGTTCTGAGGAGTGGAAGTGTAGCAGCTGCTCGACAGTATGTGAAGTTTGGTTGTCCAATGGGGCTAAGAGGCAAATTATGGTCAATGGCATTAGGAGTTGTATTTGATGATTTCCAGTTGTCATATTTTGATCAGTTAAGAAGTTCTGTCATAGAGTATGACCTTCTGATGGACTGCATTATGATGCAGGACATTAGAATGACATCTGCCAATGATGAACATTTCTTTGTATTTGAAGATGTTTTGCATCAAGTTGTTCTTGCTCTCTTGCGTGATGTTCATTTGACtgactgcaaacaacaaacaacacgtTTAAAGTCATACATTCGAGGTCATCTTGGAAGTACTGATTTTATGGTGACTTACCCACCTAGTGGTGTTGTTCCATTTTACGGCTTCTCTTTATATGTTACTccattttgttatttgtttaaaTCATCACCAGAAATTTACCTTTGCTTTAGTGCATTTTATCAAAATCATCTTCATCGTCTACACAACATTTCATCCCACTGTGAGTCAATTGTTAGCTTGTCTCGTCAGTTTGAAGATCTTCTCCAGAGTGAGAATTGGCCTCTGTTTCAACATCTTGTGAGTGTAGGTGTGCAGCCACTTAAACTAGTCTTCAATTGGTTGATGCAAGCATTTGCCGGTCTTCTTGATTCATTTCAAACATTTCTACTGTGGGATCGTATTATTGGGTTTGATTCTCTTCTCTTGCTGCCTTTGTTGGCTGTAGGGATATTATCATTTAGAAAAGAGAGTCTAATGCAAGTAACAAGTGTGGCCCAGGCAGAAGCTGTTTTGTCAGACATTGGGTTTGTCCAAGTCATCCCTCTAATTCAGCTTGCTTTGTTTGGGCGAGTCAGTGATGGATAA
- the LOC134196139 gene encoding cartilage-associated protein-like, whose product MLRCVAALLVLHYVDAFFGGGGGGLTALDLMRMQGHGGAFGGMGMMGMGGMMETPPPPTYDQLYADAVEAYSGEKWEETISLMEQALDDYRSYHEGLIQCKRQCRDPKETDSQIPKDFSTDLEFQCFYSVLMYGACVKRCKKIKFGNRVWADVSEEVREAFETRNTYNYMQLALYKVGNLTQAAQAASTYLYYNPEDEVGQNNIEYYKTLGLKESNFEPLETEKHMDAYEKAVQFYEKEEWGAAIEAFEDAIVKYLLKYEECRLVCEGRSIERTPDLATMLSGSVQSLLQCRSDCPHKLGTNRKKDVLYQFFESHFHYLQFAYYKADKVKKAVECAMTYLLYHPDDEVMLNNIRHYKEVEGIKDEDFVPRQDISLKRKIEEAEEKLLEVTYGQPEEDEFRQQMTLDDPMMDESPPPPPPPSEFLPPSEPSDSEIEVIPVVDEIIPTDPSNANQQDANQSQKSAGGENIEKPAVVASDGETDEKLEPNNRETKPEGKQEEAEKTKKGKKANKDNSEL is encoded by the exons ATGTTGCGATGCGTAGCTGCTTTGCTTGTTCTTCATTATGTGGATGCATTTTTCggtggcggcggcggcggGCTAACAGCTTTGGATCTGATGAGAATGCAAGGCCATGGAGGTGCATTTGGTGGGATGGGTATGATGGGCATGGGAGGCATGATGGAAACTCCGCCACCTCCAACATATGACCAGCTGTATGCAGATGCAGTCGAGGCTTACAGTGGTGAGAAATGGGAGGAAACCATATCATTGATGGAACAGGCTCTTGATGATTACAG GTCTTATCATGAAGGTTTAATTCAATGCAAGAGACAGTGTCGTGAtccaaaggagactgattctCAAATTCCAAAAGATTTTTCTACTGATTTGGAGTTTCAATGTTTCTACTCTGTTTTGATGTATGGTGCATGTGTGAAGAGAtgcaaaaaaataaaatttgggAACAGAGTATGGGCAGATGTATCAGAAGAAGTGAGAGAAGCATTTGAGACAAGGAACACATACAATTACATGCAACTGGCTTTGTACAAGGTTGGCAATCTGACACAGGCAGCACAGGCAGCGTCGACGTATCTTTATTATAATCCAGAAGATGAAGTGGGACAAAATAATATTGAATACTACAAAACATTAGGATTAAAGGAAAGCAACTTTGAGCCACTGGAAACAGAGAAGCACATGGATGCGTATGAAAAGGCTGTGCAATTCTATGAGAAAGAGGAATGGGGTGCAGCTATTGAAGCATTTGAAGATGCAATTGTGAAGTATTTGCTGAAGTATGAGGAGTGCCGATTGGTGTGTGAAGGACGATCTATAGAGAGGACTCCAGATTTGGCAACGATGTTATCAGGTAGTGTGCAGTCATTGCTGCAGTGTCGCAGTGACTGCCCACATAAGCTGggaacaaacagaaagaaggATGTGCTGTATCAATTCTTTGAGAGTCATTTTCACTATCTACAGTTTGCATACTACAAGG CTGATAAGGTAAAGAAGGCCGTTGAGTGTGCTATGACATATCTTCTGTATCATCCTGATGATGAGGTGATGCTTAATAATATAAGACATTACAAGGAAGTAGAAGGCATCAAAGATGAAGATTTTGTACCACGACAA GATATCTCTCTTAAACGAAAGATTGAAGAAGCTGAGGAGAAACTGCTTGAAGTGACATATGGACAACCAGAAGAAGATGAATTCCGACAACAG ATGACACTAGATGATCCAATGATGGATGAaagtcctcctcctcctcctcctccctcCGAGTTCTTACCTCCAAGTGAACCATCTGATTCTGAAATTGAGGTAATCCCTGTTGTAGATGAAATCATTCCAACTGATCCATCAAACGCTAATCAGCAAGATGCTAATCAGTCGCAGAAAAGTGCAGGTGGCGAGAATATAGAAAAACCCGCTGTTGTTGCGTCTGACGGCGAGACTGATGAAAAACTGGAGCCAAATAATAGAGAAACGAAACCAGAAGGTAAGCAAGAGGAAGCAGAGAAGACtaagaaaggaaagaaagctAACAAAGACAACTCTGAGTTGTAA
- the LOC134196138 gene encoding fragile X messenger ribonucleoprotein 1 homolog B-like codes for MEGLVVEVRGSNGAYYKAFVRSVSDSTVRVAFENDWQAEKDIPHEDVRLVATIPPDIQFHVNDEVEVFSRASEEEPCGWWKAKVTKEKGDFYVIEYLGWDSKYTEIVERERLRPVNKLPSLSRNHFYSCAFSIPDDLVQDCHDETLHRDFKAVLGPVSISIDDANRQLVVLSTDAEAIAKAETIGDLHMKSISAKLTIRHRTDEARTKLESTRLGTDHENCIVETFQVKADFVGLAIGTRGSNINEARELAGITAIDLDERNCVFTIYAETREAAKQARSMLEYFEEIINVPAEFAGHVIGKNGRVIQDIVDRTGVVRLNIHNEKKEDQVPFSFIGSKKSIDKARLMVSYHIEHTKELDSLRCEQLALDQQLRSLGALPSFSSPFGGGGSGIYFPPGGARGRGRGRGQRRGRGPRPGRQQEQDDNEANEQGEENGQHEDANDDGERDEHTRSDQGYQHHQDHDDDNTQGEVQQQPQGRGRGKRRRGGGRRRREQYDSKQDQEERDTSDQRGPRENRQQTRRSGARRRVDADDNARGQSTVGKQREDGMENGEAWEEEPSDKALPQRQPRQRQGRNRQRENGERDSS; via the exons ATGGAGGGTCTTGTTGTGGAAGTCCGGGGTAGTAATGGCGCTTATTACAAG GCGTTTGTTCGCAGCGTAAGCGACTCTACAGTTCGCGTGGCGTTTGAGAACGA CTGGCAAGCAGAGAAAGACATTCCTCATGAAGATGTTCGTCTTGTTGCTACAATTCCACCAGACATTCAGTTTCACGTAAATGATGAAGTTGAG GTGTTTTCGCGTGCAAGTGAAGAGGAGCCATGTGGCTGGTGGAAAGCTAAAGTAACAAAGGAGAAGGGCGAT TTCTATGTGATTGAATATTTGGGATGGGATTCAAAGTATACAGAAAttgtagagagagagaggctaCGTCCAGTGAACAAGCT GCCTTCGTTAAGTAGAAATCATTTCTACTCATGTGCGTTTAGCATTCCAGATGATCTAGTGCAAGA TTGTCATGATGAAACACTCCACAGAGACTTTAAAGCGGTTCTAGGTCCTGTGTCAATCTCCATAGATGATGCCAATCGTCAGTTAGTGGTTCTG TCTACAGATGCTGAAGCTATTGCAAAAGCTGAAACAATAGGTGATTTGCACATGAAGTCAATTAGCGCAAAACTGACTATCAGACATCGTACAGATGAAGCTCGAACCAAATTGGAG AGCACTCGTCTTGGTACCGACCACGAGAACTGCATTGTGGAGACTTTTCAGGTGAAAGCAGATTTTGTGGGTTTGGCTATTGGAACACGAGGGTCAAATATCAATGAAGCTAGAGAGCTAGCTGGTATTACAGCTATTGATCTGGATGAGAGGAACTGTGTGTTCACAATATATGCTGAG ACTCGCGAAGCAGCTAAGCAAGCTCGTTCAATGTTAGAGTATTTTGAGGAAATTATCAATGTGCCTGCAGAGTTTGCTG GCCATGTTATTGGAAAGAATGGACGTGTTATTCAGGACATTGTGGATAGGACAGGAGTTGTCCGTCTCAATATACACAATGAAAAGAAAGAAGATCAG GTTCCTTTTTCTTTCATTGGTTCTAAAAAGAGCATTGATAAAGCTCGCTTGATGGTCAGTTACCACATTGAACACACAAAG GAATTGGATTCTCTACGTTGTGAGCAACTAGCTCTAGACCAACAGCTGAGATCTCTGGGAGCACTTCCAAGTTTTTCGTCTCCTTTCGGAGGCGGTGGAAGTGGAATATACTTTCCTCCTGGTGGAGCAAGGGGCCGTGGAAGAGGAAGGGGGCAACGTAGAGGTAGAGGACCCAGACCAGGCAGACAGCAGGAACAAGATGATAATGAAG CGAACGAACAGGGTGAAGAGAATGGTCAGCATGAAGATGCCAATGATGATGGAGAAAGAGATGAACACACAAGATCAGACCAAGGATATCAGCATCATCAAgatcatgatgatgacaacactCAAGGTGAAGTCCAACAACAGCCACAAGGAAGAGGCAGAGGCAAACGTCGACGTGGTGGCGGTCGTAGACGAAGAGAACAGTATGACTCAAAACAAGATCAGGAAGAGAGGGACACGAGTGATCAACGAGGGCCAAGAGAAAACAGGCAACAGACTCGCCGTTCTGGAGCACGGCGCCgtgttgatgctgatgataATGCGAGGGGACAATCAACAGTTGGGAAACAAAGGGAAGATGGAATGGAAAATGGAGAAGCTTGGGAAG AAGAGCCAAGTGACAAAGCATTGCCTCAACGCCAGCCACGTCAGAGACAAGGtcgaaacagacagagagagaatGGAGAACGTGATTCCAGCTGA
- the LOC134196185 gene encoding D-ribitol-5-phosphate cytidylyltransferase-like: MRYSRDRMNFTVAVVLPAAGCGARMDLGTPKQFAYLGNKPLLCHALDVFQKISWVKGVVVVLPGPTHPNRKFLSRWGGAKVIYVAGGVTRHSSIRNGLKALSSSPPDVVIIHDGVRPFIDERTVNECATTAWIHGACGMTRPLVSTVLVPDEEQFLSRSLDRSSHVSSEMPQAFRYDVICEAYERCSEHDLEYGTECLHLVLKYCKVKAKLIAGPETLWKVTYKKDLYAAKYVLQEQSASRVNKINIWAESVAAATAIRQCVSVIEVDGYCVTHSELWEKIDVTITNQLIMPVVMVTGKGDFTQSVMNLLKRSDQQPFVSQILLILLVCFSSLDVFEIQKWISDVATSKSLSIRVIISQCQNAIQPIIENEEKLVRVVKDVLSLDGNVLSAQILVA, encoded by the coding sequence ATGCGTTATTCTAGAGACCGGATGAACTTTAccgttgctgttgttttgccTGCCGCTGGATGCGGAGCGAGAATGGATCTTGGTACTCCGAAGCAGTTTGCTTATTTAGGCAATAAGCCGTTACTGTGTCACGCATTGGACGTGTTCCAGAAGATTTCATGGGTGAAGGGTGTGGTCGTTGTGTTACCCGGGCCTACGCATCCTAACCGGAAATTCCTCTCTCGTTGGGGTGGAGCTAAAGTGATTTACGTTGCTGGAGGAGTAACGCGACACTCATCTATTCGGAATGGATTGAAGGCTCTGTCGTCTTCTCCTCCGGACGTAGTTATTATTCACGACGGTGTGCGGCCTTTCATTGACGAAAGAACAGTGAATGAATGCGCTACTACAGCATGGATACATGGTGCTTGTGGGATGACACGCCCACTGGTTTCCACAGTTTTGGTTCCAGATGAAGAGCAGTTTCTTTCTCGTTCTTTAGATAGATCATCTCATGTATCAAGTGAGATGCCACAAGCCTTCAGATATGATGTAATTTGTGAGGCATATGAAAGATGCAGTGAACATGATCTCGAGTATGGTACTGAGTGTCTGCATCTTGTTCTCAAGTATTGCAAAGTCAAGGCTAAATTAATTGCTGGACCAGAAACTTTATGGAAAGTGACTTATAAGAAAGACCTGTATGCAGCAAAGTATGTCCTGCAAGAACAGTCAGCATCAAGGGTGAATAAGATTAACATTTGGGCTGAAAGTGTggctgctgctactgctatTAGACAATGTGTTTCTGTAATAGAAGTAGATGGATATTGTGTCACACACAGTGAGCTATGGGAAAAAATTGATGTTACAATAACTAATCAGTTGATCATGCCTGTTGTCATGGTTACAGGAAAAGGAGATTTTACTCAGTCCGTGATGAATCTTTTGAAAAGAAGTGATCAGCAGCCATTTGTGTCACAAATTCTTTTAATTTTACTGGTATGTTTTTCAAGTTTGGATGTATTTGAAATTCAGAAATGGATTAGTGATGTCGCCACGTCTAAATCACTATCTATCCGAGTTATCATTAGTCAGTGCCAGAATGCTATACAACCAATCATAGAAAATGAAGAAAAGCTTGTGAGAGTTGTCAAAGATGTGCTGAGCCTGGATGGCAATGTGCTGTCAGCACAAATATtagttgcttaa